A region of Stigmatopora nigra isolate UIUO_SnigA chromosome 6, RoL_Snig_1.1, whole genome shotgun sequence DNA encodes the following proteins:
- the LOC144198508 gene encoding ribosomal protein S6 kinase beta-2-like: MAGVFDIDLETEDVSDAEDDVCDGTITEPDNVQKEEVELTSELVNRDSERVGPDFFELLRVLGKGAYGKVFQVRKVQGAMSGKIFAMKVLRKAKIVCSAKDTAHTRAEREILETVRHPFIVDLLYAFQTNGKLYLILEYLSGGELFMQLEKEGIFMEDTACFYLAEIILALGHLHSSGIIYRDLKPENVMLNYQGHIKLTDFGLCKESIHDGIVTHTFCGTIEYMAPEILSRSGHNKAVDWWSLGALMYDMMTGSPPFTGDNRKKTIDKILKCKLNLPPYLTIDAKDLVKKLLKKNPAQRLGSSKADCAEIKGHPFFKQIKWSDLLAKRVEPPYKPQLHSDEDFSQFDTRFTRQTPVDSPDDTSLGQSQDVTFAGFTYVAPSVLESLREGFSFEPRMRPVRRHNSSPRTPNSPLKFSPAGPFKSNMDGEPGHFSPTSPPVSRPNAVPLENGAASMPIKTPSRNKKDKGHRR; this comes from the exons ATGGCTGGCGTGTTCGACATTGACTTGGAGACTGAGGATGTCAGCGATGCAGAG GATGACGTTTGTGACGGCACCATAACAGAACCAGACAA TGTCCAGAAAGAAGAAGTGGAGCTGACCAGTGAATTGGTCAACAGGGACAGTGAGCGAGTCGGACCGGATTTCTTTGAGCTTCTCAGAGTACTTGGAAAAGGAGCCTATGGCAAG gtTTTTCAAGTGCGAAAAGTGCAAGGCGCCATGTCCGGGAAAATATTTGCCATGAAAGTCCTCCGAAAG GCGAAAATCGTGTGCAGCGCTAAAGACACGGCGCACACGCGAGCCGAGAGGGAGATCCTGGAGACGGTCAGACACCCCTTCATAGTAGATCTTCTCTACGCTTTCCAGACCAATGGGAAACTCTACCTCATATTAGAGTATTTAAGTG GAGGAGAGTTATTCATGCAATTGGAGAAAGAGGGCATCTTCATGGAAGACACGGCTTG TTTTTATCTAGCAGAGATCATCCTTGCCCTGGGTCACCTCCACTCCAGCGGAATTATTTACCGAGACCTCAAGCCCGAGAACGTCATGCTTAATTACCAAG GACACATCAAGTTAACAGACTTTGGCCTGTGCAAAGAGTCCATCCACGACGGAATCGTCACGCACACCTTTTGCGGCACCATCGAGTACAT GGCACCGGAAATTCTGAGCCGCTCGGGTCATAACAAAGCCGTCGATTGGTGGAGTCTCGGAGCGCTCATGTATGACATGATGACCGGATCG CCTCCGTTCACGGGAGACAACCGAAAAAAGACCATTGATAAGATCTTGAAATGTAAACTTAATCTGCCTCCCTATCTGACCATCGATGCCAAGGACCTCGTCAAGAAG TTGCTAAAGAAGAATCCAGCCCAAAGACTTGGCTCCAGTAAAGCAGACTGTGCAGAAATTAAA ggACATCCATTCTTCAAGCAAATCAAGTGGTCCGACCTGCTGGCTAAGAGAGTTGAGCCGCCGTACAAGCCACAGCTG CATTCCGACGAGGACTTCAGCCAGTTTGACACCAGGTTTACCAGACAGACGCCGGTGGACAGTCCGGACGATACGTCACTTGGTCAGAGTCAAGACGTCACTTTTGCC GGCTTCACCTACGTGGCACCTTCCGTCCTGGAAAGTTTAAGAGAAGGTTTCTCCTTCGAGCCCCGAATGAGGCCGGTCCGACGACACAACAGCAGCCCACGAACGCCCAACAG cccTCTGAAATTTTCCCCCGCCGGCCCTTTCAAATCCAACATGGACGGCGAACCCGGACATTTCTCGCCCACGTCGCCCCCGGTGAGCCGCCCGAACGCCGTGCCGCTGGAGAACGGAGCGGCCAGTATGCCCATCAAGACGCCCTCCAGAAACAAAAAGGACAAAGGCCACCGCAGATGA